A single window of Eucalyptus grandis isolate ANBG69807.140 chromosome 1, ASM1654582v1, whole genome shotgun sequence DNA harbors:
- the LOC104443364 gene encoding uncharacterized protein LOC104443364 isoform X1, with amino-acid sequence MLITRLHQTSLLPQYQPKVSLPILNLRDMAGHKPIIAMRLLVLFLGFSCLLSSLAVPSTKLLFCFTGSLKSSSEEDDGELSVPNLLAQDEIMGMSGGGEMVFMERRMEMESNDYPGTGANNHHDPKTPGRG; translated from the exons ATGCTCATCACCAGACTTCACCAAACGAGTTTGCTTCCACAATATCAACCAAAAGTATCATTACCTATTCTCAACCTCAGAGACATGGCAGGGCACAAGCCCATCATTGCTATGAGGCTCCTGGTGCTCTTCCTGGGATTCTCTTGCCTTCTCTCATCTCTTGCAGTTCCTTCAACTA AATTGTTGTTCTGTTTCACAGGGAGTCTCAAGTCAAGCAGTGAAGAGGATGATGGTGAACTATCGGTTCCAAACTTGTTAGCtcag GATGAGATAATGGGAATGAGTGGAGGAGGAGAGATGGTGTTTATGGAGAGGAGGATGGAGATGGAAAGCAACGACTATCCTGGAACAGGAGCCAACAACCACCATGACCCTAAAACTCCTGGAAGAGGCTAA
- the LOC104443364 gene encoding uncharacterized protein LOC104443364 isoform X2 → MLITRLHQTSLLPQYQPKVSLPILNLRDMAGHKPIIAMRLLVLFLGFSCLLSSLAVPSTRSLKSSSEEDDGELSVPNLLAQDEIMGMSGGGEMVFMERRMEMESNDYPGTGANNHHDPKTPGRG, encoded by the exons ATGCTCATCACCAGACTTCACCAAACGAGTTTGCTTCCACAATATCAACCAAAAGTATCATTACCTATTCTCAACCTCAGAGACATGGCAGGGCACAAGCCCATCATTGCTATGAGGCTCCTGGTGCTCTTCCTGGGATTCTCTTGCCTTCTCTCATCTCTTGCAGTTCCTTCAACTA GGAGTCTCAAGTCAAGCAGTGAAGAGGATGATGGTGAACTATCGGTTCCAAACTTGTTAGCtcag GATGAGATAATGGGAATGAGTGGAGGAGGAGAGATGGTGTTTATGGAGAGGAGGATGGAGATGGAAAGCAACGACTATCCTGGAACAGGAGCCAACAACCACCATGACCCTAAAACTCCTGGAAGAGGCTAA